The Syntrophorhabdaceae bacterium genome includes the window AGAAATTAAGTAACTTTTCCGAAGACCTCCAGCTTCTTCTCCCGAACGATATCCCGCCCCCTTCTCACGGCATAGCTTACAGCCGGCTCCGAAACCGCAAAGCGTACCGCAAGGTCCTTCAGCGGAGTCTCCAGTTCCTGTACCGCCAGGAAGCAGAAGACACTTCTCGCTTCAACAAGAGTCTTGTGTCTTCCACGAACATAAAGGTCTTCGCGGGACATGCCATACAGTTCACAGATTCCCCTTTCTATGGCGGCCATATCAAGACCCGACTGTTTCATTTCGTAGCGGCGGGTCAGCTTTTCCTCTGCCCGCTTGAGGATCCCCAGCACAAAAGACGTGTCGCCAAGGATACGTTCGTCACCCTTCATTAAACCCTCGTGTTTGGAGGCTCTTGCCTCCTCCCATCCCCCAAGACTTCGTATCAGGCCTCCACCCACAAGTTCGGGCCGACGGCCCTGACCAACTGCCGACCTCACGAATTCACCATAGGACGACCGGGCCTTCGCGGCATTCGCACCGAACAAAGAAAGGATGGCATCGATATCCTGCCATTCGCATGGCCTGTTGCCGACAAGAACCGCATGGCCCGACCAGGGGTAGGTACAGAGCGACTCAAAGTCCGGCACGATGCCGGCTCGGAGCGGATTGAGATGAATATAGCGGACCAACTCCTTCAGGTATGGCTCCTCCTGGCAGAGGATGGATCTGTACCGGTTCTGGAAAAGGTGCCCCGAACGTTTGTGCCTGCGGTTGAACCCAGCCGCATAGCCCGTCAGCAGCCGCGCCATGAACGTTGAAAGGGGAGCATCGCCGGTGCGCAGAAGCATGTGGACATGGTTCGACATGAGCGCCCAGGCATAGCAGGATGTCTTTGTCTCCGGAACAAGGATGGATAATCGTTCGAGGAAGTCCTTCCTGTCGGCGTTGCTGGTGAAGATCGGTTTCTTTTCGATGCCTCTTATAATGACATGGTGGAGAATACCGGCTGCATCAAGGCGGGCGTGTCGCGGCATGGGGTAATGATACCATCGAAGGGAACGAGGGTCAAGAGTTTCTTACTTTCTTAAGAACGTCCCCTACCGGTACTGATCAAGCTGCGGAGAATATATCCGCCGGCAGCTTCTTAAGGGTCAATTCTTTGAGATGTACCTTCTTGCTGGCATTATCGATATCTATTCCCACAAGATTATTCTCGGCATCATAATCAAGCACAATACCCTCCGAGATCTCCCGACTATCCACGCTTGTTTTCTCGGAGAGATCGATATAAAGAGAGTCTGTTTCCGGATAATAGTTCAGTTTCATTTCTTGAACCCCCTGTCTGGAAAAGCATTGTGAATGGTTCTTCTATCGTTGAGAGTTATTACCCTTAAGATTCGATCTTCCATCTCGGGAACCACACCCCAGAATCTGAAACGGTTACTTTCCTGGGGCTCCACCCTGATAGGGTTCTCAACTACCCGAATGCACCATTCCTTTTGAAGATAGCTCCGCTTTCTCAGAACTTCTTTTTCGAAATACTCAGTAAACCGATAATCGCCAAAGTCCATACAGGAACCTATTATATGCTATTTCAGTTACTAATTGAATATATTTCACTTTTTCCTTCAATCCCTTCTGACATGGCGAATAGGGTCTTGCATCAAGGCGGGCGTGTCGCGGCACGGAAAGATGATACCATCGAAGGGAACGAGGGCCAAGAGTTTCTTACTTTCTTAAGAGTGCTATAACCAAACCAGAACGTCCCCTCACCTGCTCACCTGTGTTTTGACCCCGCAGACATTTGCGGCGGTGATCAGTTCCTTGTCCAGCGTTGCCAGTTGGGCATCCATACGTATGGCCAGCTCAAGATAGGCTGCGTCGTAAGACGAAAGCCCGTATGTACGGGCAACCTCGTACAGTCGCCTGATGTAAGGAAACCCCTGAGCTTCGTCTGTCTCCAGGGGGAATCCCGAAAGAAGCTGCGTGATTCTCTGAACATCAACTTCTTTCAGCATCTTTTTGCGTTCGGCTGTACAAAGGACGTTTGTCAGTTCGTACCACCACAACATTGGAACATGCAGTGTGCGGGAATCGGGATATTCAGAAAAGAATTGATTGACCTGCGGGGAGGCTTTGTCCGGCAAAAAGAGCGCCGCTGCAAAGGAGCAATCTATGACCCATTTTGTCAACCTTTCCTGCCTTCGTTGATCAATTCCTTGATATCGCAACTGCCCTTCACGCGCTTTCTTATAGTGGACAATTCTGTGAGGATATCATTCACCGATGCCACGTTTTCCTCTGTGGTAGGAACCAGTCGCGCAACAGGCCTACCTCTTCGCGTGATCGTAATTGCCCGCCCTTTCTCGACCTCATGAAGAAGTTGCGAAAGGTGAGTCTTGGCGTCAAAGGCACTCACTGTGTTTTCCTTCGTTTTCATTTAACCAGTATATTAAACCAGTCTCTTGTTGTCAACCACTAAGCCGAAGCCAGGAAATAACTCAGCTCTATACCCTGAGCACCGACGA containing:
- a CDS encoding transposase, which translates into the protein MPRHARLDAAGILHHVIIRGIEKKPIFTSNADRKDFLERLSILVPETKTSCYAWALMSNHVHMLLRTGDAPLSTFMARLLTGYAAGFNRRHKRSGHLFQNRYRSILCQEEPYLKELVRYIHLNPLRAGIVPDFESLCTYPWSGHAVLVGNRPCEWQDIDAILSLFGANAAKARSSYGEFVRSAVGQGRRPELVGGGLIRSLGGWEEARASKHEGLMKGDERILGDTSFVLGILKRAEEKLTRRYEMKQSGLDMAAIERGICELYGMSREDLYVRGRHKTLVEARSVFCFLAVQELETPLKDLAVRFAVSEPAVSYAVRRGRDIVREKKLEVFGKVT
- a CDS encoding DUF2283 domain-containing protein, whose protein sequence is MKLNYYPETDSLYIDLSEKTSVDSREISEGIVLDYDAENNLVGIDIDNASKKVHLKELTLKKLPADIFSAA
- a CDS encoding type II toxin-antitoxin system VapC family toxin encodes the protein MTKWVIDCSFAAALFLPDKASPQVNQFFSEYPDSRTLHVPMLWWYELTNVLCTAERKKMLKEVDVQRITQLLSGFPLETDEAQGFPYIRRLYEVARTYGLSSYDAAYLELAIRMDAQLATLDKELITAANVCGVKTQVSR